The Candidatus Koribacter versatilis Ellin345 genome has a segment encoding these proteins:
- a CDS encoding universal stress protein, translated as MPLKAALHIRPQSIVFATDFSFESERAMRHAAAVARHFGSTLHMAHIVCSMGLKLVGPEAVAVADDIAIRDLHSFEHKLAIKGLLDGVAHDCIVRDGEVWPQIRSLIDELEADMIVIGTHGRRGLGRLLLGSVAEEIIRRAECPVLTVGPDFTLSGVENTREPHPILLATDFQPASLQAIPYVASFASERGVPLILLHVIPLIPHRKNGDWSRSATLADRRHETETAAFEKLNALIPKYSLGDGQVECVVRCGETAEEIVKLARELNVDAIAMGLHRSEHPEAVTHFRHTIACDVICHARCAVLTVRN; from the coding sequence ATGCCTCTCAAGGCAGCCCTTCATATTCGTCCGCAATCCATTGTCTTCGCTACCGACTTCTCCTTCGAATCCGAACGCGCGATGCGTCACGCTGCGGCAGTTGCGCGGCACTTCGGCTCTACGTTGCACATGGCACATATCGTGTGTTCGATGGGACTGAAACTCGTGGGTCCCGAAGCTGTGGCGGTTGCCGATGACATCGCGATCCGTGATCTTCACTCCTTTGAGCACAAACTCGCCATCAAGGGCCTGCTCGATGGCGTTGCGCACGACTGCATCGTTCGCGACGGTGAAGTATGGCCGCAGATCCGCTCGCTGATCGATGAGCTAGAGGCCGACATGATCGTCATCGGCACGCACGGTCGCCGCGGTCTCGGGCGTCTTCTGCTCGGCTCGGTTGCGGAAGAGATCATCCGTCGTGCCGAGTGTCCGGTGTTGACCGTCGGGCCTGACTTCACGCTTTCCGGAGTCGAGAACACGCGCGAGCCGCATCCCATCTTGCTTGCTACAGATTTCCAGCCGGCATCGTTGCAGGCGATCCCATATGTCGCCAGCTTTGCTAGCGAGCGCGGCGTGCCGCTCATCCTGCTGCATGTGATTCCGCTGATCCCACATCGCAAGAATGGTGACTGGAGTCGAAGCGCGACGCTGGCGGACCGTCGACACGAGACTGAGACCGCGGCGTTCGAGAAGCTGAACGCGCTCATCCCGAAATATTCGCTCGGCGACGGACAAGTGGAGTGCGTGGTGCGGTGTGGCGAGACTGCGGAGGAGATCGTGAAGCTCGCGCGCGAACTCAATGTAGATGCGATCGCGATGGGTCTGCATCGTTCCGAGCATCCGGAAGCGGTCACGCATTTCCGTCACACGATAGCGTGCGACGTGATCTGTCACGCCAGGTGCGCGGTGTTGACGGTGAGGAACTGA
- a CDS encoding response regulator, whose translation MALKILLADDSMTAQNMGKKILTDAGYEVVAVSNGAAAVKKIAEINPQLCILDIYMPGYTGLEVCEKIKSSSVTARIPVLLTVGKMEPYKPEEGARVRADGVIVKPFEASELLRAVHRFSQRIANVAQPGRPGAPAQPASPQTPPPPPASTPATYERTVKLTREQIQEYMEPGLQGWRGGTSSPEHAGAHARTEAPDMPKSPAYPVEGVVASMKTGSTSDAMPAFTISGAVAEAETSTVVAETSAAVAELETPAVPVETVAMETVAMPVESALAATEIAPVTDVAIVTEEPAPVSTEAAVSVAETAPPVPEIAAPAIEPEAPTEAPIASASSVLPGFVDYLIAHSSVETAPETVVPAEIAPETPVAVAEAAPETVAALETETPVVPTPEAAPVALESNEFAVSAPAEPAPLAVEPAPVAEISVDPALQQTADGVLPTGAGFLSDDIRAAHDIGHKIPAVDPALEITPEVAITATPDPHLESNEHIHVANATEDGLVPTSRSAESEGVVTTEDPNLSPMEGLTDAVLPLEGGRLIIEEPAHVAEPSEPEAVAEAIATETAVETPAETVATEAVTTDTPAVEAVATEAAPGETPVVQEAVVETSAVEAPVAETPAVVETPSVESTPSKSGKKARKGMRPIPATTSGTETPAEASAQTAENTTAPAETAAVAEAATVAPETPAPPVEEKKEAPSAKADVTEEIAAVLDLLGQTTTSLSPSAPGAGVAAASAAVEEAPAVVIGAVRVWMAEEVALSEAETTISLENEMRIAQAPKEVVPEAVVEPVAVAEPSVTAEVAPQPEAATAAPAEETVRDDKNAPQPAVTPDTGVPPPDAGASPTQELAAAMAAAFGGALPQEDLARAEETQSISEEVRRFAMGDAYKPKPAVGFGGAAIEDPSEKSIPSQDKLAAAISRALDRLKPQIVAEILKELEAGEEK comes from the coding sequence GTGGCTTTAAAGATTCTGCTGGCCGACGACAGTATGACTGCCCAAAACATGGGCAAGAAAATATTGACCGACGCCGGCTATGAGGTTGTGGCCGTAAGCAATGGCGCAGCCGCTGTTAAAAAAATCGCGGAAATTAATCCCCAGCTCTGCATCCTCGATATCTACATGCCGGGCTACACCGGCTTGGAAGTTTGCGAAAAGATTAAGTCCTCGAGCGTTACGGCCCGCATCCCCGTCCTGTTGACGGTGGGCAAAATGGAGCCCTACAAGCCTGAGGAAGGCGCCCGGGTACGCGCCGACGGTGTCATCGTCAAACCCTTTGAGGCCAGCGAGTTACTGCGCGCTGTGCACCGATTTTCGCAGCGAATCGCAAACGTAGCCCAGCCCGGACGACCCGGAGCACCAGCGCAACCCGCGTCGCCACAAACACCGCCGCCACCGCCGGCTTCCACGCCAGCGACCTACGAGCGGACGGTGAAGCTGACCCGCGAACAGATCCAGGAATACATGGAGCCCGGCCTGCAGGGATGGCGAGGCGGTACTTCTTCTCCCGAGCACGCCGGCGCGCACGCGCGCACCGAAGCGCCGGACATGCCGAAATCGCCTGCATACCCGGTGGAAGGCGTGGTCGCCAGCATGAAGACTGGGTCCACTTCGGACGCCATGCCGGCGTTTACGATATCGGGCGCGGTGGCTGAGGCAGAAACCTCCACCGTCGTCGCGGAAACATCGGCTGCCGTCGCCGAACTCGAGACGCCCGCTGTTCCCGTGGAAACTGTCGCGATGGAAACCGTGGCAATGCCGGTCGAATCCGCGCTCGCCGCTACTGAGATCGCGCCCGTCACAGACGTTGCCATCGTGACAGAAGAACCTGCGCCGGTCTCCACCGAAGCCGCGGTTTCGGTCGCGGAAACCGCGCCGCCCGTGCCAGAAATCGCCGCGCCCGCAATAGAGCCAGAAGCACCCACAGAAGCGCCGATTGCAAGCGCATCGTCCGTGCTTCCGGGTTTCGTAGACTACCTGATCGCGCACTCGAGCGTAGAAACTGCGCCGGAAACCGTGGTTCCCGCGGAGATTGCGCCGGAAACACCTGTTGCGGTCGCGGAAGCCGCACCGGAAACCGTCGCTGCCCTAGAAACAGAAACACCCGTGGTTCCCACGCCCGAAGCGGCGCCCGTCGCCCTGGAGAGCAACGAATTCGCGGTGAGTGCGCCTGCAGAACCGGCGCCTCTCGCGGTTGAGCCTGCGCCCGTCGCGGAAATTTCCGTCGATCCCGCGCTGCAGCAGACCGCAGATGGCGTGCTTCCGACGGGAGCAGGATTCCTCTCTGACGATATCCGCGCCGCCCACGACATTGGCCACAAGATCCCCGCCGTCGATCCCGCGCTCGAGATCACGCCCGAAGTCGCAATCACCGCGACACCGGACCCGCACCTGGAATCGAACGAGCATATCCACGTAGCTAACGCGACCGAAGATGGCTTGGTTCCGACCTCGCGCTCGGCGGAATCCGAAGGCGTGGTCACCACCGAAGATCCGAACCTCTCCCCGATGGAAGGCCTGACCGATGCAGTCCTGCCACTCGAAGGCGGACGGCTCATCATCGAAGAACCTGCGCACGTCGCGGAACCATCGGAGCCCGAAGCAGTAGCGGAAGCGATTGCTACCGAGACCGCTGTCGAAACTCCAGCGGAGACGGTTGCGACGGAAGCAGTCACTACCGACACACCAGCCGTAGAAGCAGTTGCTACCGAGGCTGCTCCTGGCGAGACACCTGTTGTTCAAGAAGCGGTCGTCGAGACGTCTGCAGTCGAAGCACCCGTAGCCGAAACGCCGGCCGTAGTTGAGACGCCATCCGTCGAGTCCACTCCTTCCAAGTCGGGAAAGAAGGCGCGCAAGGGAATGCGCCCGATTCCCGCTACCACATCTGGAACCGAGACTCCGGCAGAAGCATCAGCCCAAACGGCCGAGAACACCACTGCTCCGGCAGAAACCGCTGCGGTCGCCGAAGCTGCGACAGTCGCGCCGGAAACGCCAGCCCCGCCAGTCGAAGAAAAGAAGGAAGCTCCTTCGGCGAAGGCGGATGTCACGGAAGAGATTGCGGCCGTGCTCGACTTGCTCGGCCAAACCACCACGTCTTTGAGCCCTTCGGCTCCGGGAGCTGGTGTAGCGGCGGCCAGTGCCGCCGTGGAAGAAGCGCCCGCCGTCGTCATTGGCGCGGTGCGCGTTTGGATGGCGGAAGAAGTAGCGCTGTCCGAAGCAGAAACAACCATATCGCTCGAGAACGAAATGCGCATTGCTCAAGCGCCGAAGGAAGTTGTGCCCGAAGCTGTCGTCGAGCCGGTTGCAGTTGCTGAACCGTCCGTGACTGCGGAAGTGGCGCCACAACCTGAGGCTGCAACAGCAGCGCCTGCGGAGGAAACGGTGCGGGATGACAAGAACGCGCCCCAACCCGCGGTGACCCCGGACACGGGAGTTCCACCTCCCGATGCCGGAGCATCGCCCACCCAAGAACTGGCGGCAGCCATGGCTGCCGCGTTCGGCGGAGCCTTGCCCCAAGAGGACCTGGCTCGTGCCGAAGAGACGCAGTCGATTTCGGAAGAGGTTCGCCGCTTTGCCATGGGCGACGCCTATAAACCGAAACCGGCTGTCGGTTTCGGCGGCGCCGCCATTGAAGATCCAAGCGAGAAGAGCATCCCCTCGCAGGACAAGCTGGCCGCAGCCATCAGCCGAGCGCTCGATCGCCTGAAGCCACAGATCGTGGCCGAGATCCTCAAAGAACTCGAAGCCGGCGAAGAGAAGTAG
- the rpe gene encoding ribulose-phosphate 3-epimerase, whose product MIELAPSILSADFARLAEQVEAAIQGGGTVVHFDVMDGHFVPNITIGPPVLKSLRKAVKAPIDCHLMIENPDAYIPAFADAGANWISVHQEACLHLDRTLHLIRDHGCRAGVVINPATPVETLSEVLDIVDYVLVMSVNPGFGAQPFIPATLHKVRKLVALRNQGGTNFRIEIDGGMALDTIGEAIRAGVEIVVAGNAVFGKGDPAENARELLKAANSATLVKV is encoded by the coding sequence TTGATCGAACTGGCGCCTTCCATTCTATCGGCCGATTTCGCCCGCCTCGCGGAGCAGGTCGAAGCCGCGATACAGGGCGGTGGGACCGTCGTGCATTTCGACGTCATGGATGGCCACTTCGTTCCGAATATTACGATCGGGCCGCCGGTTCTGAAGTCGTTGCGTAAGGCCGTGAAGGCTCCGATCGATTGCCACCTGATGATCGAGAATCCCGACGCCTACATCCCGGCATTTGCCGATGCGGGCGCGAATTGGATCTCGGTGCACCAGGAGGCTTGCCTTCATCTCGACCGGACCCTGCACCTGATCAGGGACCATGGCTGCCGGGCCGGTGTGGTGATCAATCCGGCAACTCCGGTTGAAACACTCTCGGAAGTGCTGGATATCGTGGACTACGTCTTGGTGATGTCGGTGAATCCGGGTTTCGGCGCGCAGCCGTTCATTCCGGCCACGTTACACAAGGTGCGGAAACTCGTCGCGCTGCGGAACCAGGGCGGGACAAATTTCCGGATTGAAATTGACGGTGGCATGGCTCTGGATACGATTGGCGAAGCTATTCGCGCCGGGGTCGAGATCGTGGTTGCTGGAAACGCTGTCTTCGGCAAAGGCGATCCCGCCGAAAATGCAAGAGAGCTATTGAAGGCCGCCAACAGCGCCACGCTAGTCAAGGTCTAA
- the bamD gene encoding outer membrane protein assembly factor BamD — MFRRALITAAIGLATLAATGCHNKKVSNPIANIDSKQPDKVLYDRAMDAMKHNKFDVARVTLQTLINTYPDSEFIARAKLSIGDSWYAEGGSAAMTQAENEYRDFIVFFGQSMPNESAEAQMKIAGIHYDEMEKPDRDYTHAKRAEEEYRQMILQFPDSPLVPKAKTRLLQVQEILAQREFLIGKFYIMREDYPAAVARLQTLSDTYPLFSGSDEALFLLGEAHQAEANLVRKASRLAETQRANAIAGFEKDAVAAYSKIITRYPATDRVEAAKKKLAELHAPIPTPTPEAIAQSKAEEAGRGHLTKKSEMMSFMKHHPDTSMATNHGDPIMVDPPQTSAVDLVHNANATLIGKPAPTKGGSGITLETPTGTGPAPENQPIPRSDSGATAPTTAAPVETGTPTPTAPSTSGGASSTTLSAAPASTATAAPTSAPATNTAAAPAPTRVNDANTDSSNATTQSTTSSTAAPAAQDSSQTPQDSSSKKKKKHGIGKLNPF, encoded by the coding sequence ATGTTTCGTCGTGCTCTCATAACCGCTGCCATCGGATTGGCAACGCTGGCAGCCACCGGCTGTCACAACAAGAAGGTTTCCAACCCGATCGCCAACATCGACTCCAAGCAGCCGGACAAGGTGTTGTATGACCGCGCGATGGACGCGATGAAGCACAACAAGTTCGATGTTGCGCGCGTCACCCTTCAGACCCTGATCAACACCTACCCGGATTCCGAGTTCATCGCCCGCGCCAAGCTCTCGATCGGCGATTCCTGGTACGCCGAAGGTGGATCAGCGGCCATGACCCAGGCCGAAAACGAATACCGCGACTTCATCGTCTTCTTCGGACAGTCCATGCCGAACGAATCGGCGGAAGCGCAGATGAAGATCGCCGGCATCCACTACGACGAAATGGAGAAGCCAGACCGCGATTACACCCACGCCAAGCGTGCGGAAGAAGAATATCGCCAGATGATCCTTCAGTTCCCCGACAGTCCGCTGGTTCCGAAAGCGAAAACGCGGCTGCTCCAGGTACAAGAGATCCTGGCGCAACGCGAGTTCCTCATCGGCAAGTTCTACATCATGCGCGAGGACTATCCGGCGGCCGTGGCGCGCCTGCAAACTCTTTCCGACACCTATCCGTTGTTCAGCGGCTCTGACGAAGCGCTCTTCTTGCTCGGCGAAGCACACCAGGCAGAAGCGAACCTGGTCCGCAAGGCGTCGCGCCTGGCCGAGACCCAGCGCGCTAATGCCATCGCCGGTTTCGAAAAGGACGCTGTCGCCGCCTATTCGAAAATCATCACACGCTATCCGGCAACCGATCGCGTAGAAGCCGCGAAGAAGAAGCTCGCCGAACTTCACGCGCCTATCCCGACGCCAACGCCGGAAGCCATCGCGCAGAGTAAGGCGGAAGAAGCAGGCCGCGGGCATTTGACCAAGAAGTCGGAAATGATGAGTTTCATGAAGCACCATCCGGACACTTCTATGGCCACCAATCATGGCGATCCCATCATGGTGGATCCGCCGCAGACCAGCGCCGTCGACCTCGTACACAACGCCAACGCAACCTTGATTGGAAAGCCTGCTCCCACCAAGGGCGGCAGCGGTATTACCCTCGAGACACCGACCGGCACCGGTCCAGCGCCGGAAAACCAGCCGATCCCGCGTTCGGACAGCGGCGCGACGGCTCCCACAACCGCAGCTCCCGTGGAAACCGGTACGCCGACGCCCACCGCTCCATCCACGAGCGGCGGGGCCTCCAGCACCACACTCAGTGCAGCTCCTGCCAGCACCGCTACCGCGGCTCCGACCAGCGCACCTGCGACCAATACGGCAGCAGCGCCGGCACCAACCCGTGTGAACGACGCCAATACCGATTCGAGCAACGCGACGACGCAATCCACCACCAGTTCTACCGCAGCGCCGGCCGCGCAGGACTCGAGCCAGACCCCGCAAGATTCTTCGAGCAAGAAGAAGAAGAAGCACGGGATCGGAAAGCTCAACCCGTTCTAG
- a CDS encoding acyltransferase family protein: MRVKEGLQHIPELDGLRGIAILAVMGFHFSGDTPVYFGKLAAVYWAFFYGGNGVDLFFVLSGFLITSILLHTKESPQYFSSFYARRVLRIFPLYFLAVALFFYVELPWLEHLYGARSTLRSEQIWYWTYLVNWHDTLGNIVGAMGHFWSLAIEEQFYFVWPLAIWLCSRKRVPLLCIGAIVLSTALRLVCDLRGYEVEYIHRATFTRFDTLALGGLLAWIATDEHWMTVAQRCFKFVAPASLVLFAANEFAHAELGRFAGYVTVSYSLMALMCGSLIFYGIAHTGDGTLLAKITRSAFLRNAGKYSYSMYIFHLVAKREAMVPIVNALRGYGLPLSIAIIFGMVVCGLLTYAFALLTWNAFEKHFLKLKDRFPYDLPADTRIATVTTA; the protein is encoded by the coding sequence ATGCGCGTTAAAGAGGGCCTGCAACATATCCCTGAGCTCGACGGGCTTCGCGGCATCGCGATCCTCGCCGTGATGGGCTTTCATTTTTCCGGCGATACGCCGGTCTACTTCGGGAAACTGGCGGCCGTGTATTGGGCGTTCTTCTACGGCGGCAACGGCGTTGACCTCTTCTTCGTGCTCTCGGGATTTTTGATTACCAGCATCCTGCTGCATACGAAGGAATCGCCACAGTACTTCAGCTCGTTTTATGCGCGACGCGTGCTGCGCATCTTTCCGCTCTACTTCCTGGCGGTCGCACTCTTCTTCTATGTTGAGCTGCCGTGGCTCGAACACCTGTACGGCGCGCGTTCGACCTTGCGTTCCGAGCAGATCTGGTACTGGACCTACCTTGTGAACTGGCACGACACGCTGGGGAATATTGTGGGCGCGATGGGACACTTCTGGTCGCTCGCCATCGAAGAGCAGTTCTACTTCGTATGGCCTCTGGCGATTTGGCTCTGCAGCCGCAAGCGGGTTCCGCTGCTTTGCATCGGCGCGATTGTGCTTTCGACGGCGCTGCGACTGGTCTGCGATCTGCGGGGCTATGAAGTGGAGTACATCCACCGTGCGACTTTTACGCGGTTCGATACGCTCGCGCTTGGTGGACTGCTCGCGTGGATTGCTACCGACGAGCACTGGATGACGGTCGCGCAACGATGTTTCAAGTTTGTTGCGCCGGCGTCGTTGGTGCTCTTTGCCGCGAACGAATTCGCGCATGCCGAACTCGGAAGGTTCGCGGGATACGTAACCGTAAGCTATTCGCTGATGGCGCTGATGTGTGGGTCGCTGATCTTCTACGGGATCGCACACACCGGCGACGGAACTCTTCTGGCGAAGATCACGCGCTCGGCATTCCTACGCAACGCCGGAAAGTACAGCTACTCGATGTACATCTTCCATCTTGTGGCGAAGCGCGAAGCGATGGTGCCGATCGTTAATGCGCTGCGCGGCTATGGACTTCCGCTCTCGATCGCGATTATCTTTGGCATGGTCGTTTGCGGTCTGCTCACGTACGCGTTCGCGCTGCTCACCTGGAACGCTTTTGAGAAGCATTTCCTCAAGCTCAAAGACCGCTTCCCTTACGACCTTCCTGCGGACACGAGGATCGCGACCGTAACCACTGCGTAA